From a region of the Hemitrygon akajei chromosome 16, sHemAka1.3, whole genome shotgun sequence genome:
- the LOC140740298 gene encoding keratin, type I cytoskeletal 18-A-like, translating to MSGSFRASMCGSGGSFSSSSSMSYLGRNVGTGSFGGISKSGFSSGGLSASGYGGSSFSASGVGRSSFSGAGFSGSNFSGSSSLSSKSGGIVSNEKETMISLNNRLSSYLEQVKSLEKANTELELQLKEFQAGSALKTIDYIAYDEIIKPLREQILQIHLGNARLALDLDNATLAARDFQTKYENEFNTRLSVEADIADLKAMKNEYICNCKDLESDLTSAQDELVYLKKDHEEQLAELKKHITGTVSVIVEAASSPDLTKALEELRLNYEAMCKKNKENLDNWFAAEIETQTIQKVQVSEAAESTKVQLKELRQQCQTLQAEYDSLLSANLSLENSIAEINESYANQLNGMKMTISKLQMELTDMRNDIINKAKTYEELINKKMQLEKEIEAYRTLLQGSSNSISITGGEETSGVTTTITKTETIKRTY from the exons ATGTCAGGAAGTTTTAGAGCATCCATGTGTGGGAGCGGTGGAAGCTTCTCATCCTCGAGCTCTATGTCATACCTAGGAAGAAATGTGGGGACAGGGTCTTTTGGTGGGATTTCTAAATCTGGCTTTAGTTCCGGTGGCCTCAGTGCATCAGGATATGGTGGATCAAGCTTTAGTGCATCAGGAGTTGGTAGATCAAGCTTTAGTGGAGCAGGATTTAGTGGATCAAACTTTAGTGGAAGCTCTTCCTTAAGCAGTAAGTCAGGAGGCATCGTTAGCAATGAGAAAGAGACCATGATTAGCCTGAACAACAGGCTGTCCAGTTATCTGGAGCAGGTGAAGAGCCTGGAAAAAGCAAACACAGAGCTGGAACTGCAGCTTAAAGAGTTCCAAGCGGGCTCAGCTTTGAAAACGATTGACTATATTGCCTATGATGAAATAATCAAGCCCCTGAGAGAACAG ATTTTGCAGATTCACCTCGGAAATGCACGGCTGGCTCTGGACCTTGACAATGCAACTCTGGCAGCAAGAGACTTCCAAACTAA ATATGAAAATGAGTTCAATACCAGACTGTCTGTGGAAGCTGACATTGCTGATCTCAAAGCAATGAAGAACGAATATATTTGCAATTGCAAAGACTTGGAAAGTGACCTAACTAGCGCCCAGGATGAGCTGGTGTATTTGAAGAAGGATCATGAGGAG CAATTGGCTGAGTTGAAAAAACATATTACTGGGACTGTTAGTGTGATTGTGGAGGCTGCTTCTTCTCCTGACCTGACCAAGGCACTGGAAGAATTGCGACTAAATTATGAAGCCATGTGCAAGAAGAACAAAGAGAATCTAGACAACTGGTTTGCCGCTGAG ATCGAAACACAAACGATTCAAAAGGTTCAAGTGAGTGAGGCAGCAGAAAGCACAAAAGTGCAGCTGAAGGAACTACGTCAACAATGTCAGACTCTTCAGGCTGAGTATGACTCTCTGTTAAGtgcg AACCTCTCTTTAGAAAATAGCATTGCAGAAATTAATGAGTCATATGCCAATCAACTTAATGGTATGAAGATGACCATTTCTAAACTTCAAATGGAGTTAACCGATATGAGGAATGATATTATTAATAAAGCGAAAACATATGAAGAGCTGATCAATAAAAAGATGCAACTTGAGAAGGAAATTGAAGCCTACAGAACTCTCCTCCAAGGCAGCAGTAACAG CATTAGTATTACAGGTGGAGAAGAGACATCCGGAGTAACCACAACCATAACTAAGACTG AAACAATAAAACGTACATACTAG